One window from the genome of Kaistia defluvii encodes:
- a CDS encoding SDR family oxidoreductase: MTDLFSVEGRVAVVTGGLGQLGTQFSKSLAEAGAKVAIFSRRPFSRQQIEEKFPGVSDNINVYEASVTSKEELEAATEELIADWGVPHILVNNAGIDSKPNGSAEQNAPFENYPQKYWDEIIDTNLTGVMLTSQVVGSRMAEAGRGSIINVGSIYGLVSPNQALYAYREKRDGVPFIKAISYAASKSGLVNMTRYLGTYWAQKKVRVNLISFGGVKTANFDKEFIEAFLERVPMNRQAEIDEYNGVIRFLASDASSYMTGSNVTVDGGFTAW, from the coding sequence ATGACGGATCTCTTCAGCGTCGAGGGCCGCGTCGCGGTCGTCACCGGCGGTCTCGGCCAGCTTGGCACGCAGTTTTCCAAGTCCCTGGCGGAAGCCGGCGCCAAGGTGGCGATCTTCTCGCGCCGGCCCTTCAGCCGCCAGCAGATCGAGGAAAAATTCCCCGGCGTCAGCGACAATATCAACGTCTATGAAGCCAGCGTGACCAGCAAGGAAGAGCTGGAGGCAGCGACCGAAGAGCTGATCGCCGACTGGGGCGTCCCGCATATCCTAGTCAACAATGCCGGGATCGATTCCAAGCCCAACGGCTCAGCCGAGCAGAACGCGCCTTTCGAGAACTATCCCCAGAAGTACTGGGACGAGATCATCGACACCAACTTGACCGGCGTCATGCTGACCAGCCAGGTCGTCGGCAGCCGCATGGCCGAGGCCGGCCGTGGCTCGATCATCAATGTCGGCTCGATCTATGGCCTGGTCTCGCCCAATCAGGCGCTCTATGCCTATCGCGAAAAGCGCGACGGCGTGCCGTTCATCAAGGCCATCTCCTACGCGGCCTCCAAGTCCGGCCTCGTCAACATGACGCGCTATCTCGGCACCTACTGGGCGCAGAAGAAGGTTCGCGTGAACCTGATCTCGTTCGGCGGCGTCAAAACGGCGAACTTCGACAAGGAGTTCATCGAGGCGTTCCTCGAGCGCGTGCCTATGAACCGCCAGGCCGAGATCGATGAGTATAATGGCGTCATCCGCTTCCTGGCGTCGGACGCCTCGTCCTACATGACGGGTTCGAACGTCACCGTGGATGGCGGCTTCACCGCCTGGTGA
- a CDS encoding amino acid ABC transporter ATP-binding protein, with amino-acid sequence MPALRIENLKKSYGAMPVLKGIDLSVEQGDVVAVIGRSGSGKSTMLRCINGLEPFESGSIEVAGHKVSDAKPALRELRKEVGMVFQSYNLFPHLSVADNITLAPRVVRKLPASAMAGLVEDVLSRVGLSDKAHAYPDQLSGGQQQRVAIARSLAMKPKVMLFDEVTSALDPELTGEVLKTIAELAKAGMTMVLVTHEMGFARRVATHTVFMNEGRVWEQGPSEQIFTNPQTPELKSFIAPDLK; translated from the coding sequence GTGCCGGCGCTGCGCATTGAAAACCTGAAGAAATCCTATGGCGCCATGCCGGTCCTCAAGGGCATCGATCTCAGCGTCGAACAGGGCGATGTGGTCGCCGTCATCGGGCGGTCGGGCTCCGGCAAAAGCACCATGCTGCGCTGCATCAACGGGCTTGAGCCTTTCGAGTCCGGCTCGATCGAGGTCGCGGGACACAAGGTGTCCGATGCGAAGCCGGCCTTGCGCGAACTGCGCAAGGAGGTCGGCATGGTGTTCCAGAGCTACAATTTGTTTCCGCATCTGAGTGTCGCCGACAACATCACCCTGGCGCCGCGCGTGGTCCGCAAGCTGCCGGCCAGCGCGATGGCGGGCCTGGTCGAGGACGTGCTCAGCCGGGTCGGCCTTTCCGACAAGGCACATGCCTATCCGGACCAGCTATCCGGCGGGCAGCAGCAGCGTGTCGCCATCGCCCGTTCGCTGGCCATGAAGCCCAAGGTCATGCTGTTCGACGAGGTCACCTCGGCGCTCGACCCCGAGCTGACCGGCGAGGTGCTCAAGACCATCGCCGAGCTCGCGAAGGCCGGCATGACCATGGTTCTCGTCACGCACGAGATGGGCTTCGCCCGCCGCGTCGCCACTCACACCGTGTTCATGAACGAAGGCCGGGTCTGGGAGCAGGGCCCTTCCGAACAGATCTTCACCAATCCGCAGACGCCCGAGCTCAAGAGCTTCATTGCGCCTGATTTGAAATAA
- a CDS encoding dihydrodipicolinate synthase family protein, translated as MKFEAYRRVLHGISGVHVTAYDDRGEIEPKLTGRIVSDIAAAGVHNIVTGGNTGEFFSLTTDEVIRLQDIAVAAVDGRSAVTAAAGRSVREAITVAKAAKAAGADGVMIHHPLDPFAAPHSQVDYFIAIAEAVDLPLVAYVRSDLIPLDQMVRLGSHPAVAGVKFASTNTMRFAECVRATQGSDATWICGLAESWALPFYALGGKGFTSGLVNIAPALSLAVWRALEAGDYAAARDYVDRIAPFENMRTKYNNGANVTVVKEALRLRGAEVGAVRLPGLPELETTDRQALGRILESWKESALA; from the coding sequence ATGAAGTTCGAGGCGTACCGCCGCGTCCTGCACGGCATATCCGGCGTGCATGTCACCGCTTATGATGACCGTGGCGAAATCGAGCCGAAGCTGACGGGCCGCATCGTGTCCGACATCGCGGCGGCCGGCGTCCATAACATCGTGACGGGCGGCAATACCGGCGAGTTCTTCAGCCTGACCACGGACGAGGTCATCCGCCTGCAGGACATTGCGGTCGCAGCCGTCGACGGCCGTTCGGCGGTCACCGCCGCGGCCGGTCGCTCGGTCCGCGAGGCGATCACGGTGGCGAAGGCTGCCAAGGCAGCCGGCGCCGACGGCGTCATGATCCACCATCCGCTCGATCCCTTCGCCGCTCCGCATTCGCAGGTCGACTACTTCATCGCCATTGCCGAAGCGGTCGATCTGCCCCTCGTCGCCTATGTCCGCTCCGACCTGATCCCGCTGGACCAGATGGTGCGCCTTGGCAGCCATCCGGCCGTCGCGGGCGTCAAGTTTGCGTCGACCAACACCATGCGCTTCGCCGAATGCGTGCGCGCCACCCAGGGCTCCGATGCCACCTGGATCTGCGGTCTCGCGGAAAGCTGGGCGCTGCCCTTCTACGCGCTGGGCGGCAAGGGCTTCACCTCGGGCCTCGTCAACATCGCGCCGGCGCTTTCGCTCGCGGTCTGGCGGGCGCTGGAGGCGGGCGACTATGCGGCGGCGCGCGACTATGTCGATCGCATCGCGCCGTTCGAGAACATGCGCACGAAATACAACAACGGTGCCAACGTCACCGTCGTGAAGGAGGCTCTGCGCCTTCGCGGTGCCGAGGTCGGGGCGGTGCGCCTGCCTGGCTTGCCGGAACTCGAGACAACCGATCGCCAGGCGCTCGGCCGGATTCTGGAAAGCTGGAAGGAGTCCGCGCTCGCCTGA
- a CDS encoding HpcH/HpaI aldolase family protein, whose protein sequence is MAVPENHTLLEKMKRGESVFGSTFYSGSTTPIEIAGNWGLDFAFIDAEHTPTNVDRDMEKLVMASLLAGIAPLVRVRGVNQWDIRKSLEMGATGVIVPYVKTAEEARACVSAAKFMPIGRRGGDAGCRAASYAGPGFQWSKYMEHENATKLVIPMAESFEFFDNIDEILEVEGIDVVNFGPADYSISRQIPIDYSMKNAEVDEKLSELIEKAHARGIKVMAPCIPPVAESVTALQKKGVDMIIMGNDVMFLNQGYQRAREAIDSAAKGA, encoded by the coding sequence TTGGCCGTACCTGAGAACCACACCCTCCTAGAGAAGATGAAGCGCGGCGAATCCGTCTTCGGCTCGACGTTCTATTCCGGTTCGACGACCCCGATCGAGATTGCTGGGAACTGGGGCCTCGACTTCGCCTTCATCGATGCCGAGCACACCCCGACCAATGTCGACCGCGACATGGAAAAGCTGGTGATGGCGTCGCTGCTGGCGGGCATCGCGCCGCTGGTCCGCGTTCGCGGCGTCAACCAGTGGGACATCCGCAAGTCGCTCGAAATGGGCGCGACGGGCGTGATCGTGCCCTATGTGAAGACGGCCGAAGAGGCTCGCGCCTGTGTCAGCGCCGCCAAGTTCATGCCGATCGGTCGCCGCGGCGGCGACGCCGGTTGCCGCGCGGCCAGCTATGCGGGCCCGGGCTTCCAGTGGTCCAAATATATGGAGCACGAGAACGCCACCAAGCTCGTCATCCCGATGGCCGAGAGCTTCGAGTTCTTCGACAACATCGACGAGATCCTGGAGGTCGAAGGCATCGACGTCGTCAATTTTGGCCCCGCCGATTACTCGATCTCGCGCCAGATCCCGATCGATTACTCGATGAAGAACGCCGAGGTCGACGAGAAGCTTTCCGAGCTGATCGAGAAGGCGCATGCGCGCGGCATCAAGGTGATGGCGCCCTGCATTCCCCCCGTCGCCGAGAGCGTCACGGCCCTGCAGAAGAAGGGCGTCGACATGATCATCATGGGGAATGACGTGATGTTCCTCAACCAGGGCTACCAGCGCGCGCGCGAAGCCATCGACAGCGCCGCCAAGGGCGCCTGA
- a CDS encoding RraA family protein, producing MTKFDYTDTDWAAIERLKKWYSGDVHDSMESLGLWGHLDGISLLGALEPGQVVCGPAVTVLFEVSDRKGEPQDVYHNAIDNTPEGGILVCDASCAPGSCSGELMSSGAKTRGAAATVVYGTVRDLAQVRALGYPLFGSAPSPVGVTGKKEPRHSQVPLQIGRATVRPGDVIFGDIDGVVVIPKERVRDVADAADALGRNEAAARDRILAGEKLQSVWPE from the coding sequence ATGACTAAGTTCGACTATACCGACACCGACTGGGCCGCCATCGAGCGCCTCAAGAAGTGGTATTCCGGCGATGTCCATGACAGCATGGAGAGCCTGGGCCTCTGGGGGCATCTCGACGGCATCTCGCTCCTGGGTGCCTTGGAGCCCGGCCAGGTCGTCTGCGGCCCGGCCGTGACGGTCCTGTTCGAGGTTTCCGACCGCAAGGGCGAACCGCAGGACGTCTATCACAACGCGATCGACAACACGCCCGAAGGCGGCATCCTGGTTTGCGACGCCTCCTGCGCCCCCGGCTCCTGCTCGGGAGAATTGATGAGCTCGGGTGCCAAGACCCGCGGCGCCGCCGCCACGGTCGTTTACGGCACGGTCCGCGACCTCGCCCAGGTCCGGGCGCTCGGCTATCCGCTGTTCGGCAGCGCGCCCAGCCCCGTCGGCGTCACCGGCAAGAAGGAGCCCAGGCACTCCCAGGTCCCGCTCCAGATCGGCCGTGCCACCGTGCGTCCGGGCGACGTGATCTTCGGCGACATTGACGGCGTCGTGGTCATCCCCAAGGAACGCGTGCGGGACGTCGCCGATGCAGCGGACGCGCTGGGCCGCAACGAGGCCGCTGCGCGTGACCGCATCCTGGCCGGCGAGAAGCTGCAATCCGTCTGGCCGGAATAA
- a CDS encoding transporter substrate-binding domain-containing protein: MIGNFIRGAVAAVALSAALAGTAMAQTTADISAKGRIAIGVLTGIPPYDTIDASGKTDGFIVDLARQVAAALEVEVEIVPVNNASRAAALESGRVDMLIAQMTATPARAKTFLMTNPYGAYEMRFVAGKDTKITSLEDLAGKRISVPKGSTQDIAVSGYGIKGLEVVRFDDDALAMQALISGQVDATAAVAAVANDVIKKQNLSNLEVKSDLPIFTLYWSMAVRKDATELHQWLNNFIYYQEVTGNLGALHEKWIGIPIPGGKLPTF; the protein is encoded by the coding sequence ATGATTGGGAACTTCATCCGCGGCGCGGTGGCCGCCGTGGCGCTGTCCGCTGCGCTCGCCGGAACGGCGATGGCGCAGACCACCGCCGACATTAGCGCCAAGGGGCGGATCGCCATCGGCGTGCTGACCGGCATCCCGCCCTATGACACGATCGATGCGAGCGGCAAGACCGACGGCTTCATCGTGGACCTGGCCCGCCAGGTCGCCGCGGCTCTCGAAGTCGAAGTCGAGATCGTGCCGGTCAACAACGCCTCGCGCGCCGCCGCCCTCGAATCCGGCCGCGTCGACATGCTGATCGCCCAGATGACGGCGACGCCCGCCCGCGCCAAGACCTTCCTGATGACCAACCCGTACGGCGCCTATGAAATGCGCTTCGTGGCGGGCAAGGATACCAAGATCACCTCGCTCGAGGATCTCGCCGGCAAGCGCATTTCGGTGCCGAAGGGCTCCACCCAGGACATCGCCGTCTCCGGCTATGGCATCAAGGGCCTGGAAGTCGTGCGCTTCGACGATGATGCGCTGGCCATGCAGGCGCTGATCTCGGGTCAGGTGGACGCAACCGCCGCCGTGGCCGCTGTGGCCAATGACGTCATCAAGAAGCAGAATCTGAGCAATCTCGAAGTGAAGTCGGATCTGCCGATCTTCACACTCTATTGGTCGATGGCCGTCCGCAAGGACGCGACCGAGCTGCACCAGTGGCTGAACAACTTCATCTACTACCAGGAAGTGACCGGCAATCTGGGCGCCCTGCACGAGAAGTGGATCGGCATCCCTATCCCCGGCGGCAAGCTTCCCACGTTCTGA
- a CDS encoding amino acid ABC transporter permease produces the protein MAYEMTFGPVMSRLPELLDGALDTLVLSGQSIAIGLAIGLSVALVRVNGPRWANIAGSIYVEAFRNTPLLVQLFLLFFALPFAGLRLSANTAAVIAISLNLGAYSTEIFRAGLLAIPKTQIEAGLALGMSRFQVMRYVVIVPALRIIYPALTGQLTLTLLGTSLVSAISATDLTLAGSMIESQTFRSLETFILVAILYIAMTFAFRLLYWAIGLWLFRRRVHTGDAAAGMMLVPGKADL, from the coding sequence TTGGCCTACGAAATGACCTTCGGGCCGGTGATGAGCCGGCTTCCCGAACTGCTGGATGGCGCCTTGGATACGCTGGTCCTGTCCGGCCAATCCATCGCGATCGGCCTCGCCATCGGCTTGAGCGTGGCGCTCGTCCGGGTGAACGGACCGCGCTGGGCCAATATCGCCGGCTCGATCTATGTCGAGGCGTTCCGCAACACGCCCCTGCTCGTGCAGCTCTTCCTGCTGTTCTTCGCGTTGCCCTTCGCCGGGCTGCGTCTCAGCGCCAATACGGCCGCCGTCATCGCGATTTCGCTCAATCTCGGCGCCTATTCGACGGAGATATTCCGGGCCGGGCTGCTGGCCATTCCCAAGACCCAGATCGAGGCCGGCCTGGCGCTCGGCATGTCGCGCTTCCAGGTGATGCGCTACGTCGTGATCGTGCCGGCCCTGCGCATCATCTATCCCGCGCTGACGGGCCAGCTCACCTTGACCCTGCTGGGCACCTCGCTCGTCTCGGCGATTTCGGCGACCGACCTGACCCTGGCCGGTTCGATGATCGAATCCCAGACCTTCCGGAGTCTTGAGACCTTCATCCTCGTGGCGATCCTCTACATCGCCATGACCTTTGCCTTCCGCCTGCTCTACTGGGCGATCGGGCTCTGGCTCTTCCGCCGCCGCGTCCATACCGGCGATGCCGCCGCCGGCATGATGCTCGTTCCTGGAAAGGCCGACCTATGA
- a CDS encoding ABC transporter ATP-binding protein — translation MSLASMSFNELRLDRVSRAFGSFHALNQIELVIGKGEFVALLGPSGCGKSTALNCIAGLLGTTGGGIYIDDRRIDQLKPEDRGFGMVFQNYALFPHMTVLQNVGFGLKMRGLPRAEIETRSQAALALVRLQGQADKLPGQLSGGQQQRVAIARAIVIEPPLVLMDEPLSNLDAKLRLEMRAEIRRIHNQLGATTIYVTHDQDEALSLADRIVVLRDGSIRQVGTPHELYESPLYLDVAEFMGFRNKVVGKVVGVANGVATISTEGRELTGRAMDALKPGDDAVLAARGDDVIEGTSGGNAIQATVETIEYRGREYVGTARTATDMELVFHGPRKVDIGSRISLEIDALRALVFATARAA, via the coding sequence ATGTCGCTCGCCTCAATGTCCTTCAATGAACTGCGTCTCGACCGCGTAAGCCGGGCTTTCGGGAGCTTCCATGCGCTGAACCAGATCGAACTCGTGATCGGCAAGGGCGAGTTCGTCGCGCTGCTCGGCCCGTCGGGTTGCGGCAAGTCGACCGCGCTCAACTGCATCGCCGGCCTGCTCGGCACCACCGGCGGCGGCATCTATATCGACGACCGGCGCATCGACCAGCTCAAGCCGGAAGATCGCGGCTTCGGCATGGTGTTCCAGAACTATGCGCTGTTTCCCCATATGACCGTGCTGCAGAATGTCGGCTTCGGCCTGAAGATGCGCGGCCTTCCGCGCGCCGAAATCGAAACCCGCTCCCAGGCAGCCCTTGCCCTGGTGCGCCTTCAGGGCCAAGCCGACAAGCTTCCCGGCCAGCTCTCCGGCGGCCAGCAGCAGCGCGTGGCCATCGCCCGCGCCATCGTCATCGAGCCGCCTCTGGTGCTGATGGACGAGCCGCTGTCCAATCTCGACGCCAAGCTCCGCCTGGAAATGCGCGCCGAGATCCGCCGCATCCACAACCAGCTCGGCGCGACCACGATCTACGTCACGCACGACCAGGACGAGGCGCTGTCGCTGGCCGATCGCATCGTGGTGCTGCGCGACGGGTCGATTCGTCAGGTCGGCACGCCGCATGAGCTCTACGAGAGCCCGCTCTATCTGGACGTGGCCGAGTTCATGGGCTTCCGCAACAAGGTCGTCGGCAAGGTCGTCGGCGTCGCGAACGGGGTTGCCACGATCTCGACCGAGGGACGCGAACTCACCGGCCGCGCCATGGACGCCCTGAAGCCCGGCGACGACGCTGTGCTCGCCGCCCGCGGCGACGACGTGATCGAGGGCACTTCCGGCGGAAACGCCATTCAGGCGACGGTCGAGACCATCGAATATCGCGGCCGCGAATATGTCGGCACCGCCCGCACCGCCACCGACATGGAACTCGTCTTCCACGGACCGCGCAAGGTCGATATCGGCAGCCGCATCAGCCTGGAGATCGACGCCCTGCGCGCCCTGGTCTTTGCGACAGCGAGGGCAGCATGA
- a CDS encoding amino acid ABC transporter permease — protein sequence MIQSFGWQSVQFLMMGLLWTVGLSIMTFISGGVLGLIFAVGRSLGPRWLRFIIASYIQLVQATPLLILLFLCFYGLSFLGLYFPPFAAAVISLTIYATAFLADIWRGCIESIPRTQWEAADALALSGPQKLRYVILPQALRIALGPTVGFMVQIVKNTSVTALIGFVELTRAGQLLNNVTFQPFHVFMTVAAMYFVVCFPLSWWSEKLKERKSAGAAH from the coding sequence ATGATCCAGTCCTTTGGTTGGCAGAGCGTCCAGTTCCTCATGATGGGCCTGCTCTGGACGGTCGGCCTGTCGATCATGACCTTCATTTCCGGCGGCGTGCTGGGACTGATCTTCGCCGTGGGGCGCTCGCTGGGGCCGCGCTGGCTCCGGTTCATCATCGCCAGCTATATCCAGCTGGTGCAGGCGACCCCGCTGCTGATCCTGCTGTTCCTCTGCTTCTACGGGCTGAGCTTTCTCGGCCTCTACTTCCCGCCCTTCGCTGCGGCGGTGATCTCGCTCACCATCTATGCCACCGCGTTCCTCGCCGATATCTGGCGCGGCTGCATCGAATCCATCCCGCGGACGCAGTGGGAGGCGGCGGACGCCCTGGCCCTGAGCGGGCCGCAGAAGCTGCGCTACGTCATCCTGCCTCAGGCCCTGCGCATAGCGCTGGGACCGACGGTCGGGTTCATGGTGCAGATCGTCAAGAATACGTCCGTCACCGCGCTGATCGGCTTCGTCGAACTGACGAGGGCGGGGCAGTTGCTCAACAACGTGACCTTCCAGCCCTTCCACGTCTTCATGACCGTCGCTGCGATGTACTTCGTCGTGTGCTTCCCGCTGTCGTGGTGGAGCGAAAAGCTCAAGGAGAGAAAAAGTGCCGGCGCTGCGCATTGA
- a CDS encoding GntR family transcriptional regulator, which produces MTYQIFEFTKVSPASGDDGMDGHVADDREQRSERVLEPIRMRSLREHIHDELRQAIISGRLKTGAKLNERQLAADLGTSTSPLKEALRQLEAEGLVRTEPRRGSYVTFSPRQAEEMTLARAALESIIARQAAKHAPDAAFARLRAVVDKMRAVLETGSVEQLIALNEQFHDTIHEASGCDYLRRLQNAQRTYDHAARITVLSSEDVRRASFHEHEAIMEAIVARNEDEAERLMRQHIMDAGKTHIELVF; this is translated from the coding sequence TTGACGTATCAGATTTTTGAATTTACAAAAGTCTCGCCGGCTTCGGGAGATGATGGAATGGATGGTCACGTCGCGGACGACAGGGAACAGCGCAGCGAGCGGGTGCTTGAACCGATCCGCATGCGCAGCTTGCGCGAGCACATCCATGACGAGCTCCGCCAGGCCATTATTTCCGGCCGCCTGAAGACGGGCGCGAAGCTGAACGAGCGCCAGCTCGCGGCCGATCTGGGGACCAGCACCAGCCCGCTGAAGGAAGCGCTGCGCCAGCTTGAGGCCGAAGGTCTCGTGCGGACCGAACCGCGTCGCGGCAGCTACGTCACCTTCTCGCCCCGGCAGGCCGAGGAAATGACGCTCGCCCGCGCCGCACTGGAAAGCATCATCGCGCGCCAGGCCGCCAAACATGCCCCGGACGCAGCCTTTGCCCGGTTGCGCGCGGTCGTCGACAAGATGCGCGCCGTGCTGGAAACGGGCAGCGTCGAACAGCTCATCGCGCTGAACGAGCAGTTCCACGACACGATCCACGAGGCGTCCGGCTGCGATTACCTCCGCCGGCTTCAGAACGCGCAGCGCACATACGACCACGCCGCCCGCATCACCGTGCTGTCGAGCGAGGATGTTCGTCGGGCATCGTTCCATGAACATGAAGCAATCATGGAGGCGATCGTCGCCCGCAACGAGGATGAGGCCGAGCGGCTGATGCGCCAGCACATCATGGACGCGGGGAAGACGCATATCGAGCTGGTCTTCTGA
- a CDS encoding extracellular solute-binding protein: MFNKVSRRRFMAGAGLAAGAGLIMPRGAFAQGAPVALNVIDAAGNLALTQPIFDNFASKNSNLVSRFTFNKAPSPELPGKIRAQQRANRVDIDMVIIGPDALSAGLADDIWTDIIALPENGLPKLQDIYLDPAWRMQQQGQGKGVVVSYYPSGPLLEYMPDRVPNVPKTAQELLDWARQNPNKFIYARPANSGPGRTFLMGLPYLLGDSNPKDPAKGWDKTWAYLKELHKQIEYYPAGTGALMKEFGEGTRDMTVTTTGWDINPRALGVVPKEAAVGKLDGFHWVCDAHYFAIPKGVPAEKVAVLLEFIKFALQPEQQAYSYDAGYFYPGPAVKDVPLSMAPQASQDIIAEFGRPEYADWIANNPIELPLEPDALVVAFRRWDEDVAAG; the protein is encoded by the coding sequence ATGTTCAACAAGGTTTCACGTCGCCGCTTCATGGCCGGAGCGGGCCTCGCGGCCGGCGCCGGGCTCATCATGCCCCGGGGCGCGTTTGCGCAAGGCGCGCCGGTCGCCCTCAACGTCATCGACGCTGCCGGCAATCTGGCCCTGACACAGCCGATCTTTGACAATTTCGCGTCGAAGAACAGCAATCTCGTGTCGCGCTTCACCTTCAACAAGGCCCCCTCGCCGGAACTGCCGGGCAAGATCCGCGCCCAGCAGCGCGCCAATCGCGTCGATATCGACATGGTCATCATCGGCCCGGATGCCCTGTCTGCCGGCCTTGCCGACGACATCTGGACCGACATCATCGCCCTGCCCGAGAACGGCCTGCCCAAGCTGCAGGACATCTATCTCGACCCTGCCTGGCGCATGCAGCAGCAGGGACAAGGCAAGGGCGTCGTCGTCTCCTACTACCCCTCGGGCCCGTTGCTCGAATACATGCCCGACCGCGTGCCGAACGTGCCGAAGACGGCGCAGGAACTGCTGGACTGGGCGCGGCAGAACCCGAACAAGTTCATCTATGCGCGCCCCGCCAATTCCGGCCCCGGCCGCACCTTCCTGATGGGCCTGCCCTATCTGCTGGGCGATTCCAATCCCAAGGACCCGGCCAAGGGCTGGGACAAGACCTGGGCCTACCTCAAGGAACTGCACAAGCAGATCGAATATTACCCGGCCGGCACCGGCGCGCTGATGAAGGAATTCGGCGAGGGCACGCGTGACATGACCGTCACAACCACCGGCTGGGACATCAACCCGCGCGCCCTCGGCGTCGTGCCGAAGGAAGCCGCCGTCGGCAAGCTGGATGGCTTCCACTGGGTCTGCGACGCGCATTATTTCGCGATCCCCAAGGGCGTTCCGGCCGAGAAGGTCGCGGTCCTGCTGGAGTTCATCAAGTTCGCGCTTCAGCCGGAACAGCAGGCCTATTCCTATGACGCCGGCTATTTCTATCCGGGCCCGGCGGTCAAGGACGTCCCGCTGAGCATGGCGCCGCAGGCCAGCCAGGACATCATCGCCGAGTTCGGCCGTCCGGAATATGCGGACTGGATCGCCAACAACCCGATCGAGCTGCCGCTCGAGCCCGATGCCCTGGTGGTGGCCTTCCGTCGCTGGGACGAGGATGTCGCCGCCGGTTGA
- a CDS encoding FadR/GntR family transcriptional regulator, which produces MKPVAPRSRDKLHLSVAGDFEAKILSGALGIGEPLPSEADIARDYAVSTRSVREAMQILETKGLVKRRHGGRTTVVRDDVTQFLGTLTVTVRQLFSTDAEYLVQLMAVRRMIETEVVDLLTLGGGAMNADVGAALEAMRTARDTADFSGFVDADAAFHLALVHSAGNQILTVFYDNLYGLITEVIRITSRVPTKSLEAAWAEHADIYARIESRDGEGAKALMRDQIDNSAAYLRVAIEKAKAAKDKSDD; this is translated from the coding sequence ATGAAGCCCGTCGCTCCCCGCAGCCGAGACAAGCTGCACCTCTCCGTCGCCGGCGATTTCGAAGCCAAGATCCTCTCAGGCGCGCTGGGCATCGGCGAACCGCTTCCTTCGGAGGCCGACATCGCGCGCGACTACGCCGTCTCGACTCGATCGGTGCGCGAAGCGATGCAGATCCTGGAGACAAAGGGGCTGGTGAAGCGGCGCCATGGCGGACGCACCACGGTGGTGCGCGATGACGTCACGCAGTTTCTCGGCACGCTGACGGTCACCGTGCGCCAACTCTTCTCCACCGACGCCGAATATCTCGTGCAGCTGATGGCCGTGCGCCGGATGATCGAGACCGAAGTCGTGGACCTGCTGACCTTGGGCGGCGGCGCCATGAACGCCGATGTCGGCGCAGCCCTCGAGGCGATGCGCACGGCGCGCGACACCGCCGACTTCTCCGGCTTCGTCGATGCGGACGCTGCTTTCCACCTGGCCCTGGTCCATTCGGCCGGCAACCAGATTCTGACGGTCTTCTACGACAATCTGTACGGCCTGATCACCGAGGTGATCCGGATCACCAGCCGCGTGCCGACGAAATCGCTCGAGGCCGCCTGGGCCGAGCATGCCGACATCTATGCCCGCATCGAAAGCCGCGACGGCGAAGGCGCCAAGGCGCTGATGCGCGACCAGATCGACAATAGCGCCGCCTATCTCCGCGTCGCGATCGAAAAAGCCAAAGCAGCCAAGGACAAGAGCGATGACTAA